TTCCATTGTATATCCTAGTGGGCAGCCATCGGTGTGGTCGCAGAGCGATTTGAGAGCAACGGAAGAGTTGAAGTTTGCTGTGGCGACTGTTTTGGGTATGACGGCACCTGCATCTACCGCAATGCCGACGCGAACGGGGATGGGGGCTGAGGCTGGACTGAAAGCGACAGGGAGTGAGGGCGGGATGGCTGGTGGACCGCGTCCTACTGGCCTGGTGGCGATGGCTGGGGGTGCGGTTGCGGTTGGAATAGCAGCGTTTATGCTGTGATGAGATGTTTAGGCCATGGGGCATGAGCACTTGTGTATTCTTTACTATCTTTGACAGTATACCTATTAATACCGTTCCAACCGTATACAGTGGTGTAGGCTGCCGAAAGCAGCGAAAATGTCCATCTGCAGGGAGTTCACGGGAAAGAAGTATTGAGAAATTCACTTGTCAACGGTCTGGCGCAAGGGTATAGACGTTTTTGTTTGAGATTTTGGCCACTCTCGATAGCAGCAAGTGTTCGGGAGAATCTCAACTGGAAAACTTCACTGCCAGATAGCGTGCTGGTCTAATCTTTCACATGCCACTTACTTCTTCCTGTCAATCTTCTCCGACTCCGAATACGGCGACGTACCAGCTTCCTCTTCTAGCCCCGGCGCAATACCTCCAACAATGTTCGTGTCATCTTTTCCAAGCAAGGTCTGAGGAGCATACTGCCTATTGCCCTCATCGCGACGTTCTGGTGGCACAAAAATGTTCAAGCTCTTAGGAATGATGAAGCCCACAAGAACAACTAAAACAATGAGATGAGCGACCATGAAAGCAAAGATCTGAAGTGGATCGCCGCGTGTGGCGTAAAAGGTGGGATAGGCGAagcagaagatgatggagAGTACGGGCGCGGCAAAATAGCGCAAGATGGGTGCCCAGAAGACGGGGAGTCGCCATTGGTTACCGACGCATACTACGTAGTTGAGATCGCGCGCTAGTTGGTTTCCCTGGAGGTTGTTAGTAGAAGCTCAATTGGATTTGCGGACGGATTGTTCTTACAAAGTACATTCCGACCCACCAGTCACGGTTCAGGAATTTGTTGCGGCCCCAGAAACGAGGCGCCGTGGAATTCGGTTCCTTCGCAATCAAAACTGAGATGATTGTGCCAGCAATGCAAACGCCGAAGCCAACATCAGCGCCAATCTTGTCGGAGACTGTGTACGTTACCAATAATTTGGGCACCGATGTAAGAGCACTAGTGGAGCCAGAATGAAGGTGCGCCGGCCTGACCGATGATATCGACGAAGCGGTAGAACGAAGTAGCGCAGACGCATTCGGTCCATACGACGAAGATGAGCGAGATGTTACTGATCCATGCATCGACTGCATTGGTAGCTTGGTAGCCAAATCCGGCCGAGTAGAACAGCGACAGCAAAGCCGAGATGATAGTGATTACCGTCGCGATACTTGAGTGCTTGAACTTCCAGCCCCAATGGGTATCGCACATGGATGTGATCATCGCATCCAGTGGCGCGAAAGACGAGGAAACACCAAGCAGAAAAAAGGTCAAGAAAAACAAGACAGCCAAGAAAGGTGCGCCGGGCATTTGCTAGATAGCGCTGGGAAGAGTGTAGAAGCCGAGCGTATACGTGCCCACGGCTTCTTGTTGGCTCTCAGGTGTCATACCCAGGTTGCCAACGACACCAAAGACTGCAAAGGCAGCAAACGACTCGAAAAGAGCATTGGCGCTGCATATCATCATGACATACTCGACTGCATTGGCGAACTTTGAGTTATAGGATGCATGGGCTGTGTAGCAGCCGAAACCCACACCCGTAGAGTAAAACACCTGACTGGTGGCCGCTTGCCCGATCTTGCCCGCGGCGAGCTCATCAGCATTAAATTCGCCAAAGTAAAGCTTGATTCCTCGGCCTGCATTCGGTAATGAAGCTCCACGCCCAACCAGGACAATAGTAAGAATGATGAGAAGGACGATGGTAATGTACACCACGCGGGCGGTGATGGCAATGCCCTTGTACAAACAGATCCACACGATGAACCACGAGAAAAGACACAAGCCGATTAGCTCACCGGAGACGTCTATCCCGGGATAAGACACATATTACAGTACTTTACTGCCGTCGTCGCTGTATACGGCAGCAATTGGGGGAACTTCATTGACCACATGACTGAAATATGCCTGTGGATTTTCCGTCCGTGGGAAAGAAAGAGTCGGCTGATCGGAAAGAGTTTCGGAAATATACTATAACCCAGGAGAGGACTGAGATGTAATAAATGGCTACAGCATAACCGACGCAGACCATGCCGAACCCGACTCCTGTAAAACGTCGGTCAAGACCGTTATATCCTATGACGCAGCCGCTACGATAAGCCTGTCCTATGGCGACTTCTAGGATAAGCACTGGAATGGCGAGGAGGCAGATGGTCATAAGATAGGGTATGAACCACTGGATGCCGTTGTCGTTGAAGACCTGGGACGGAAAACGAAGCAGATTTCCAAATCCTATGGTTCCTCCCATTGAGGCCAGTACGTAGGGTGCTCGCGAGGGCCATTCTGCACGGCCATCGGGCGCTATTCGAGGTGGAGGGAACACGGCCCGCATGGCTCGTCGAACGGCGTTCATGGTAGGCGTGCAGTCTCCAATGCGCTCAGGAAGGCAAAGTAGACGGCTTGGTGGGCAAAGATGTTAACATGAAGAGTTGGAGAGTTGGAGAGTTGGAGAGTtcagacttgctatcagtcaggtaactcagttcgaactgactgaactgactgccaagactcagttcagtcagtcagttcttgaggcagctggacgtcagtccagtcagttcagaagcctccagactgactaaactgactgacgttagactgacgttagctgtttttaaagcagtattttagagttgtgaaagccacatttagtgcggcttcgaagccgcgctagtcctagatatatagacactaatcctatataagttaaagcatctagctttaagctaattagagtttgcggaaatgcgctacccggtgcgcacctagtaagcctttcgcgtcgcgtcgcgtcgcgtctgctatacacacgacgctagactactgttgccataatacttcttggtgtacttcatgtctactccctctaattcaggccttcgccgccttgtagaatgcgacaagcgcaattctcctttaccatcgctatcaaacgcgcctactgttggcgatactgcgagcgaggcctaggctgatgagcccttggcagtacaggcggacttccccaacgacggcgacgacgacgacgacgacgacgacaattacgacgggcttgattttaagcgtgtgccgtatcttgagcggcgctaggttgagcgtaatagtcgcggtgggccaaaaagctggatctaccgccacggctgggccgtctggcaccgcaagtacaagaaaaactactggctttgccggtactgccatcaacgacggaagcaggaggcttgctacgaggctgacagcactacaaacgccggccgacacctctcaagcaacaagcctggacacacacggacctaacggacctgtaccaattgctagccgggagggcaat
This sequence is a window from Pyrenophora tritici-repentis strain M4 chromosome 4, whole genome shotgun sequence. Protein-coding genes within it:
- a CDS encoding TT-ORF1 domain containing protein; translated protein: MCDTHWGWKFKHSSIATVITIISALLSLFYSAGFGYQATNAVDAWISNISLIFVVWTECVCATSFYRFVDIIVSDKIGADVGFGVCIAGTIISVLIAKEPNSTAPRFWGRNKFLNRDWWVGMYFGNQLARDLNYVVCVGNQWRLPVFWAPILRYFAAPVLSIIFCFAYPTFYATRGDPLQIFAFMVAHLIVLVVLVGFIIPKSLNIFVPPERRDEGNRQYAPQTLLGKDDTNIVGGIAPGLEEEAGTSPYSESEKIDRKK